The nucleotide window ATCCATGTCACGCCATGTTCTGTAATAAACTTAATAGTCTCGTCTTCCTGTTGCTTCCTGTAATTGTGCTAAACTCCTGTGGGAGTAAATCGCAGCATCAAACAGAAACCTCCGCGCCAAAGGAATTTCCGGTGTTAACTGTTGAAATGAAAAACACCAGCTTATACAGTGATTATCCTGCTACCATACAGGGTGTACAAAATATTGAAATAAGACCAAAGGTAGATGGTTTTATTGAGAAGATATATGTGGATGAAGGAGCATCTGTACAAAAAGGTCAGGTTCTTTTTAAGATAAATGCGCCTCAATATGAACAGGAAATGCGTACAGCGGCGGCCGCTATTAAAAGTGCAGAAGCGGAGGTGGGTACAGCCAGAATGCAGGTTGAAAAGGTTATTCCACTTGTTAAAGAGGAAATAGTCAGCAGCTATGAGCTGGAGACTGCAAAATTTATATTGCAAACTAAAGAAGCCGCGTTGGTACAGGCAAAAGCCAGTCTGGTCAATGCGCATATAAATATTGGATATACTACCATCCTAAGCCCTGTTGACGGAGTGATTGGAGGCATTCCTTATAAAACCGGAAGTCTGGTAACCGGTAGTTCCTTGCTACCGTTAACAACTGTGTCGGCAATAAAAGAGGTATATGCTTATTTTTCAGTTAATGAAAAACAATTCCTGTTATTCTCCGAAACACACGCTGGTATTACGCTGGAAGATAAACTGAAAAAGCTGGCGCCTGTTTCATTGATTCTTTCCACTGGGGTTGAATACAAAGAGAAGGGGCGTGTGACAACAGTGAACGGTTTGATAAATACGGAAACAGGGGCAGTCAGTTTCAGGGCAACTTTTCCTAATGCATTAGGGATAATAAGAAGTGGAGGAAGTGCCATTGTTCGTATGCAACAGGAGATCCCTAATGCATTGCTTGTACCTCAGAAAGCTACTTATGAAATGCAGGGCAAAAGGTTTGTTTATAAACTTGATGAAAAAAATACAGCCAATAGTACAGCGATAGAAGTTGTTGAAGGTGTACCCGGAGATTTTTTTGTAGTTCAGAATGGGCTGAAGGTGGGAGATCGGATTGTAGCATCTGGTGTAGCTAATCTGAAAGACGGAATTAAAATTAAAGCAACAACGACTTCATTACAATAGTATGTTACGAAAATTTATTGAGAATCCCGTACTATCTACGGTAATATCTGTTATTATAGTAATTCTAGGTTTACTGGGATTATACTCTTTACCTATTACCCAGTATCCTGACATAGCACCGCCTACCGTAGAGGTTACGGCAACCTATCAGGGCGCCAATGCGGATGCTGTTATGAAGAGCGTGATTATTCCGTTGGAAGAGCAGATCAATGGTGTGGAACATATGACCTATATGACTTCCAGGGCGAGTAATGATGGAACAGCTGTAATAACAATTACCTTTAGCCAGGATGCCAACCCGGATATGGCTGCAGTGAATGTTCAGAACAGAGTGAACAAAGCTATCAGCCTGATGCCAGCAGAAGTAGTGAAAGCTGGCATTAGTACAACAAAACGCTTAAGCAGCGAAATATTCAGTTTCCTGTTATACAGTGAAAAAAAAGAGTACGATCAAAAATTTCTGGAGAATTATCTCCGGATAAATGTATTGCCTAAAATAAAGCGGATAAGTGGGGTAGGAGACCTCTATATCTATAGTGGACAGGAATATAGTATGCGGATATGGCTTAAGCCTGATGTAATGGCATCCTATAACCTTATGCCTGCGGATATTATTGCGGCGCTCACGGAGCAGAATATTGAGGCGGCACCCGGTAAACTGGGCGAAAATAGTAACCAATCTTTCCAGTATACCTTAAAATACACTGGCAGGTTGGAAAAGCCGGAACAATTCGGCGACATCGTTCTTCGTTCTGTGGGGAACGGCCAGGTATTACGTCTTAAAGATGTAGCGAAAATTGAATTAGGCGCAGCATCCTACTCCAGTACTACTACAGCCCAGGGCTATCCTGCACCTTATATTGCCGTTAATCAGACGTCAGGCTCCAACGCTCATGATATCATTAACAAATGTGAGAGCATATTGGATGATGCAGCCAAAGAGTTACCCAAGGGATTGAAATTTACTGTTTACACCAATGCTAATGATTTTTTGAATGCTTCCATGGATAAGCTGGTACATACATTAATCGAAGCTTTTATGCTGGTATTTATTGTGGTATTCATTTTTCTGCAGGATTTGCGTTCAACGCTTATACCTGCAATAGCGGTTCCTGTTGCAATCATCGGTACTTTCTTTTTTCTGAAGCTGTTCGGTTTTACCATTAATCTGTTAACGCTATTTGCGCTGGTGTTATCAATTGGTATTGTGGTGGATGATGCTATCGTAGTCGTAGAAGCTGTACACGCCAAGTTGGATCAGGGTGCGCGTTCTGTAAAGAAGGCAACCATCAGTGCCATGCATGAAATCAGTACCGCCATTATATCCATTACTTTGATTATGACTGCTGTATTTGTTCCCGTTACTTTTATCACGGGTTCAGTAGGCGCCTTTTACAAGCAGTTCGGTTTAACCCTTGCCGTTGCTATTATCATTTCTGCGATAAATGCGCTCACACTAAGCCCTGCTTTATGTGCATTATTGCTAAAGACACATACCGCTAACCACATACCAGAAAGGAATTTACTAAAGCGGTTTTCTCAAAGCTTCAATACTGCATTCGCGGCTATGACAGCGCGTTATTCAGAAGCGTTGACGTTCCTTGCCAGAAGAAAGTGGTTGGCCATTGTGGCTGTAGGCGGATTCTCTATGTTATTCTGGTACCTGGCAAAAACTACCCAAACCGGGTTCGTACCTAATGAAGACAGTGGATTTATATATAGCAATATTATCCTGCCCCCGGCAGCCTCACAGCAACGTACAGAGGCGATTGTTTATAAGATGGACAGTATTGCCAGATCAATACCCGAAGTCGGCTTATCATCATTGGTATCCGGCCGCGATCTGATCAGTGGTGCCGGTGGTGCTTATGGATCTTTGTATGTTAAGTTGAAACCATGGAACGAGCGTACGCATAAAGGGCAGGACATCAATAGTATTGTTGGAAAACTGGTAGCGCAAACAGCTGGAATAAACGAGGCCAATATTATTTTCTTTACAGCACCAACACTGCAGGGATTTGGTAACAGCAGTGGCTTTGAGTTTCAGTTGCAGGATAAAACAGGCGGAGATTATCAGTCATTTGATAAAGTGATTCAAAAGTTCATGAAGGCTTTGCAGGAAAGACCAGAAATCATGTACGCAACAACGCCCTACAATACTAACTATCCACAGTTTGAAGTAAGCGTAAATGTTGCAAAGGCAAAAGAGGCCGGTGTGCCGGTTAATTCAATTCTGCAGACATTACAGGGCTACCTGGGAGGGATCTATGCTTCGGACTTTAACCGTTTCGGAAAACAATATAAAGTGATTATTCAGGCTGACGCGTTGCATCGGACTTCAGCAGAGGCACTTCAGGGTATTTTTATAAGAAATGGTAAGAACGTAATGGCACCTGTGTCTGAGTTTATTACACTTAAGAAGATCTATGGACCAGAATTCATCAATCGTTTTAACCTTTTTAACTCAGCCTATATAAATGGTTCACCCAATCCAGGCTATAGCTCAGGCGATGCTATCCGGGCCATTCAGGAGGTAGGGGCCACAACGCTGCCAAGTGGCTACGGATATGAATTTTCCGGCCTCACCAGAGAGGAGATTATAAGCGGTAAGCAAACAGTGTTGATATTTATTTTATCCATCGTATTTATTTATTTTTTATTGAGCGCCCGGTATAAAAGTTATATACTGCCGCTGTCTGTACTGCTTTCACTTCCTGTAGGGCTGGCTGGCGCTTTTCTGTTTGCCCGTTTATTCGGATTAGATAATAACATCTTTCTCCAGATCAGCTTAATCATGCTGATAGGGTTGCTGGCCAAGAATGCCATCCTGATAGTGGAATTTGCTGTAATGCACAGAAGGAATGGAGAAGGACTGGTACATTCGGCAGTAGCGGGGGCCACTACCCGTCTGCGTCCAATTCTGATGACTTCCTTCGCGTTTATATTCGGCCTGTTGCCTTTAATGTTTGCTACTGGTGCTGGGGCCATCAGCAACCGGTCCATTGGTACGGCTGCCGTGGGGGGCATGCTTATTGGGACATTGGTTGGGATATTTATTATTCCGGTTTTATTTATCATTTTTCAATCCCTGCAGGAAAGGATTGGTGGTCATCCTTCAAAAAAAATCACCCGGGAGTTAAGCCCTGTTTCAATTGACTGAGCGTATTTCTAAAAGAATAATAGATGAAAGATATTTATAAGTGGTGGGTTCTGTCCATAATGACCGTTTTTTTGGTATCCTGCAAAATCACACAAAAATATCAGCGGCCGGACATGCAGGTGAATGGCCTATACCGGGATCGTTTAGATACTGACACAAGCAGCATCGGTGGCATGCCCTGGGATACTTTTTTTACTGATTCCCTGTTACAGCAATTAATTATAAAAGGAATAAATCAAAACCTGGATCTCAAAAAAGGTATTGAGCGCATAAGAGCATCGAGGGCTGCTTTTATACAAAGCAAAGCAGTCTTTTTACCTGATGTAGCTGGCAATGCTGGTATTTCCAGGTCACGTTTGTCCTACCCGAAGGGATTCGGCATCATTAACTCCACAACACAATATGACGTGGGGATAAGTGCCAGCTGGGAGGCAGATATCTGGAATAAACTTGGTAGCGCAAAACGGACTGCCCTTGCTCAATTGCTGAAAGAGGAAGCTGCACGGAAAGTTGTGCAGACTCAAATTGTAGCTGACATTGCCGGGAATTATTATCTTCTGCTGGCACTGGATCAGCAATTGGAAGTATTGGAAAAGACTGTGTTAAACCGAAAAGAAGATGCCCGTGCAATGAAAGTTCTGAGAGAATCGAATGTAGTGAATGGGGCCGCCGTGGTACAGAGTGAAGCTAATCAATATGCAGCAGAAGTGGAGGTGCCAAAACTGAAACGGCAGATCAGAGCGACCGAGAATGCAATAAATGTATTGCTTGCAGAACCACCAGGTATAGTGAGAAGAAGTAGCCTGGCGGAACAACAGATAAATACTGCCTCTCTTCAGATCGGAGTACCGGCAATGCTCTTAAAAAACAGACCAGATGTGCAACAAGCTGAATATGCATTTCGGGCTGCTTTTGAAAATACTAATATCGCACGAACATATTTTTATCCTTCCTTCAATATTACCGGAGCAATAGGTTTTTCAAGTTATAGTTTTAAGGAGTGGTTCTCTGCTGCTGGTTTTTTTGCCAATATTGCCGCAGGCCTTGCTCAACCTATTTTGAACAAGGGACAGAATAAAGCCCGCCTGGAAATTGCAAGAAGCCGGCAACAGGAATCATTGTTGAATTATCAGCAGTCGTTAATTATTGCCGGGCAGGAAGTTTCCGATGCCTTATATGATTACCATACCGCTGCAGATCAACAGATAATCCGCTATAAACAATTAAAAGCATTGGAAAAATCAGTGGATTTCACAAAAAAGTTGTTGCGATATAGTACGACTACCAATTACACAGATGTGCTAACATCAGAACAAAATTTGCTCTCGGCACAGCTGGATAATATAAATGACAGACTTTCAGAATGGCGGGCATTGATTAATCTGTATCGGGCATTGGGGGGAGGTTGGCAATAATGTAATAGTAGTATGATTGTCGTATTGCAGTTGTGCTGATTGTCTGCGAAAGCCACTTTTTAGGTGGCTTTCGATATTTGACAAAGCATCAGACGGCCCTGTTTCTTTAAATGAATCCTCCATCTATAGAAGATTATGCAGTGATTCATATGACAACAATTCCCCGTCAAAAAGATCCTCTGTTTTATGCTGTTTAAGAGCTGCTGCTGAATCTCTGATCTTTGTCAGGGCAAGACTAAATAATAAGGGACCAAGGCTAACCCTTGCTACCCCGGCTGCCTGTAACCGTTGCAGATCTCTGATCGATTCAAGGAGAAGCACATTAATCGGCAGAGGGGACTTTTCAGTAATTTCCTCCACTTCTTCATATGTTTTTACAAGAATCGGGTATATACAGTCTGCTCCTGCATCCGCATATGCTTCAGCTCTTATTAAAACCTCTTCAACTGGGTTTTTTATATCCGGATTAAAATAAACATCTGTTCTGGCATTGATAAACAGGTGAACTCCCAGGTCATTAGCAACTTTCCGGATAGTAGCTATTTTTTTACATTGTTCTTTGATATGCAAGAGGTCACTATGATTAACATTACTGTCTTCAATATTTATTCCCACAATTCCGGTTTCAATGAGTGCAGCTATATTTTCCTCTAGTTTATTGATTGAATCTGAAAACCCACGTTCTATATCAACCGTGACTGGAAGATAATCAGCTGCAGCTGTAATTTTACGTACCACTTCCAAAAGCCTGGGAAATGGTATATGCTCTCCATCCGGATAGCCGTTTGAAATTGCTGTGGCTATACTGGCTGTTCCAATTGCAGGAAAGTTCAGCTTTGTTATCAGCTTTGTACTGACGTAATCCCAGACATTCGGTAATAGTAGTAATTTGTCAGAATGGTGCAAAGCTCTAAATTGGTCAGCTTTCTGCGCCTGATCAGGTTTCGTGTTTGACATATATTTATTGCAATTTTTAAATCGGGAGTCATTTTTTCTGCTCTGCCGGATTTTTCAACAGTGGCTTCTTTCGCCCTTTTTAGCGGACAATTGCGCATTACAATTATTCGCAGTTGGTTCGAGTTTACCCAATAAAATTATTGATATAATGCAGCGTTTTTAGGAGCCAGATTTAATATTCATTGTAGTCCACCCCGTGCAGATGAACCGTGGTAAACAATGGCACAATAGATTACAGTTCATGGTTTAGTCGGTTGAATTTTCATTTTAGGAGTAATCGCATCATATCTGCTCCATTATCTTTTGATTCGAAACATTTGCAGTTGCTGTAGCGCCGCAGGCATGTGTACTAATTTTAGCCAGAGGAACAAATAGGAAAATATAAATTCAGTTAAAAAAATATCTGAATGAGATTGAAATAAAAATATTTTAACTCCTCTTAGTTAGTACCATCAACATTTGTTACCCGTTTTTGAACCGGCTATTAACCCCATTTTTAGCTGTTATTATTAACCCCTAAACTTTAATTAGTAAAATCCATTTTAGATTATGAAAACGCTATTGATGCTTTTGAGCACTTCAATCATGTTGCTGTGTACCAGTGCCACACCGACAACAGTTAAATACCGGGAAACAAAAAACGCTGCACTATCTGCTCCGGTAGCAAGGAGGATAGCACTCGTTGTTTCGGTTTATTGGACAATTGGCAGCAGCCCCACTCCAGCGCCTCAGGTTTTGATTAAAAATGAGACCACCAATCAGACGGCGGTAACTGATGCATTAGGACGAGCTGTTATAAATGCAAATGAAGATGACGTAATTTCCGGAGTAAGAATTCTTCAGGAATTTGATTATTTCATTGGATCTGCAACTGTTTCCAATACTGAGCTAAATACGAAAAACGTATTTATACAACTTCACGGGCCGATGCATTTTTAAAGCGTAATTGTAATCAATTTCCTGGTACTTAAAAATACTCATCAATTGGTTCTAAAATATACCGGTGGGCTGATCAGAGGTTACTTTTTGGTCAGCCCGAACGGCATAATATGTTCAAAAGTAGAAAAATACTGTTCCTCCACGCAAACCATCTGGCGCAAATTCTTCTGTCACTGTTTCAAGTAATGATGTGCTACACATCCGGATTTGAAAATTATGGTATTAACCAGCTTTAAATTAAGGTTTTCGTGAAGGCTGCCGACATCCAGCAATAGTCTTCCTTTCCCCACAATCACCGGATGAACAACTAAATTAAATTCATCGATAAGGCCTGCTGTTATCAATTCCGGAAGCATACTCACGCTGTCTACTGAGATTTTTTTGCCGGGTTGCTGTTTTAGTTTCAGTAGTTCTTCTGCGGGATTGCTACGAACAATCCGTGTGTTTTCCTGCACACTGTCTAATGATCGTGAAATAACAACTTTGTCGATGGAAGTAAGTTTTTCCGCAAATCTATTTTCATCTGCTGTGCCGGATTGATCTTTTGCAATATCGGCCCAATAGGGGAACATGAGCTGATACATGATACGGCCGAAAAAGAGCAGATCGACGTCGTCCATCATCCCTGTGAAATAGTCATAAAGCTCTTCACTGGGATTAAAAGCAGTGTGATCGCAATAGCCATCTATACTAATATTCATACCGAATGTTACAGGTCTCATTTTAATAGTTTTTGTTTGATCATTAAAGATATAAGTCGAAAATAAGAATGACACTAAATATGGTGGGGACGATCCGCGACAAAAAAAGGATCTTTTAATCTCATCTAAAATAAAATAAAATAAATTAATTTAAACGATGATCTGGTAGGAATCCTCAACTTTTGTTAACAAGCCTGGCGGTAGAGTTCCGAAACTCTCATCCTGGTTCAGGTCTTCCAATGAGTGTCGCTGATCATAGCCAAATCTGCTGCAGCCTGTCAAAAGCCTTCATGTGATCCTTGTTTTTTGATCATTTCCTGAACGAATGCTTTGGCCGGATCCCTGCCAATAATGATATCTTCACGCTGAGGAATAACTATATGATCAGGCTGCACACCATGGCCATCATTCTTTGATGGATTGATTTGATAGGAGTGGCTGGCGATGTAACAAACGATTTTTGTATTGGGTAAAATATACTCCTCAGCATCACCACTGATCTGTGTGCGATTACCACCCGTTTCTTCTCCAATAAATGCGGCCCGCTGCGATTGTTGTAGATACGCGCTTACAATTGCCGCATTGGAAAAACTTCCTCCGTTGATTAATACATAGAGCTTTCCTTTGAAACAATGCGATGCAGGCAAAATCCACAATGCTTCTTTACTGCCTGACAGGTAATGGACGGGCTTTTTGATAAGGTAGGATAATAACAGTTTGCCAGGAGCGAAATCGCCGCCCTGGTTATCTCTCAAATCAAGCACGAGATGCTCTACCTGGTCATGTTGTATTGTAGAGAAGATTGCATGGATAGTGCTGTCGAAATTTTGTTCATATAAGGATTCCAGCAAATCAACATTAAAGGTTTTAATAGCGAGCAGCGCTGTATGCGCTAATGGCCATTTTTCATAAATAATACCTCGCCCTTTTTTTGAAACTGCAGACTGTAGATCATTAATGGATTTGTAAAATTGAATACTGTCTTTCGGTAAAGCCCCAATAGCAGCGGTTCCTATTCCGCCATCCTTTTCTTTATACTGTAAAATAAATGTTGTGGGGTAACCAAATAAAAAACTGTAGTACTCTTTAAAATAATTGCTTATAACCCACTGGGCATATTGAAGATTATTCCCGTCCCTGATCTGCCTATCGAGTAATTGTTGGACGATGGTAGCAACAGGTTGGCTGTTGATGCTGATAATTTCTGTGCCGCGCGCCAGTGAAGTATCTTTCAAACAAGGTATTTGCACAAACAACCGGTTGCCTGAAACGAACACATGGAAAGGGAAGAACAAACTGTTTCTATTGTGATACATTCGCGTGGCTTCGCTCAACAACTCCATCGTATGCCCATCTTTGACCTTTCCGTTTAATAAGGTAATCAACCCATAGAACGTTCTTTCCGTCATAGGTTGTTGAATAGCGTTGTGCAGGCTATCCATAAAAATCACAAAATTTTTCCGGGGAGTATACTGGTACAAATTAGGATGCGTTGTTTCCAGTTTGTAGCGCAGGTATTGCAAGTCTTCCTGCAATGCCTTTACAGGAAATACGCGGTCCGGTTGAAACCCGTTATCCTGCCCGGATGCAAGAGAGAGTACAAAAAATACGTTTGCCAGCAACAGGATTAAAAGAGCAGGAAGCCTGATCATTGTTATTCATGGTTTCCGCATGTTACGTATTCTCTGGCACATTTGCAAGGCCGCAGGAGTAAGAGGTGCTGGAGGTAACTTGGTTTTCTTTGACGAAGCCATACCTGTTTTTAAACAAGTATAGACAAGCTCCAAATTGTCGAACTGGTAAATTATTGACAGCGAGACGTTAAGGGAATTTATTATCCTTTTCCTCAAAACTCACTAACTCTTTATTTACCTCATCCAATAATTGCTTTTCAGTTGGTAGGTAAAGCTTATACTGGCTGGCAATGATTTGCTTTTGTCCTTCTGGCAGCGTAAATTTCACTACCGCATCATTTTTATTCGCACAAAGCAAAATACCAATGGTGGCGTTTTCGTGTGGCAACTTCTCAATCCGGTCGTAATAATTTACATACATCTGCAGCTGTCCTATATCCTGATGGGTTAGCTTTTGGGGCCCTAGCATCCTCATTATCAACACTTAATAGCAATTTATACTGAGTCCAGCTCAATTGCGTCCGCAGTGCGGACGCAATTGGAAATGTGCGGTAAAACTGGCGATAACGCTCTAACTGTCTGGTCGAAAAACCGCTACCAAACTCCGGTTGAATCTTTTCAGAAAGGTACTTTATCAGATAGGTACCATAGTCCGCCCGGTCTTTTCCCTCTTGTTCTTCTTCAAAAATACGTTTACCAATATGCCAATACATCAGCGTCCGCTGATGGTCTACTGTGCGAATAGCATTTTCTCTTGAATCTGAAATGATCGATTTGATGTCTGTAATAAAAGACTGGTTGATTAACATAACTATGGTTTTAACAATAGATATGATTAATGAGATTTCTTTATTTTTTCACAAAACCTTTACTCGTGGCTCGCTTGGAAATGACACCTTTGGATATCATTCGGCATGGTTCTATGCTTCACCCGGTGAGGTATTGTCGGCTTTTCTTTTGGTACAAGCGCGTTGCTGGTTCCGCTGAGAACCAACCCTCTAAAAAACAAAACAGCGATAGAAATTCGATGAGAATTTGTATCGCTGTTTTGTACTATGCGTGGAGTCGTACCCGTCCCAGGAACAGGTTAAAATTAAAAGCCTCCAAACATAGTCTGAAGGCTTTATACTCTTGCGGACTGGACGGGACTCGAACCCGCGACCTCCGCCGTGACAGGGCGGCATTCTAACCAACTGAACTACCAATCCGTTTGTTGCAGTGGGTGCAAATGTAAAAATAATTTATTCATTTTATCAAAAAAAGTTTGATAAAACCTGAATACTGCAGAATTATTTCACTACTCACCGAAGATAAGCCAGCCACCAGAGAAGTTTTTGGTTATTATAACGGGAATGCATACCTTGTATGTAATTTTTTTCGAATACAACCTGACCCTATAAACCATTCCGAATGAATTCCCAGCAGTATATGCAAATGTACTGGCAGCAGCTCAAAAATATGGGCCTGAACAATGATGCGCTTGAGATGTACCGCCAGCAAATGGAACAGGCTATGAACGGCCCGTTGAACCCATTTGACGAAAACTTAAAACAGTTCAACCAGTTCTTCACCGGCGATGATGCCGACGAAGAAGCACTCTGCCGCGAACCGGAAGCGGTACGCTTAAACCCCGCCAGCCTCCTGACATCTGAACAACAATGGGCTGTCGCCTGCGGGGCCGACCTGGCCTTCCTCAACGGGCAATACCTCAACGATATCTCCACCGGTATCACCAGACACGAATGCCGGCAGCTGTTATCTGAATGGTGGGACATAGACAGTACGGAAGAACTGACCGAAATGTTCGACTGGCTGCGCGACAGCGGCCACCGCATAGAATACGATATCATCCTGCAGGCGCTCAACAGCGTATCCATGAAGGAAAGCAAGGCTTTCCTGCGGGAATACATTATTGCCAACGAACTGGAGGAAGCAGTGGTGATGGAAAGGCTCCGCAATACCCGCGATGCCCTGGAGCTTTTCAGAAAGAAAAACCTGATATACGACAAACTGCAGCCCGATATGCTGATATGGGACTTCGCCCGCATCATCAACCTGGCCCGCGCCGGCTTTGACGCCGGTTATATCAGCCAGGAACAGGCACTGCAGGAAATCATGGAATGTGTACCGGCCATCAGACGAACCTACAGCTCCTGGAAACATTTGTCCTTATCCTATCAGTTTGCCCGCTGCGTGTGGAATGGGGTAGAGGAAGACAGCTTCCAGGCCTTGCAAAACAACATGGACTACCTGTTACAAGCCACAGACAGCCCCTGGACGCTACTATCCTGGAAAGCATAAAATCATAACATATCAAACAGCTTATTGCGGGCCAGCAGGGAAGCACCGATTACGCCTGCTTTGCTGCCCAACCTGGACAATTTGTACTGCGTATCGTTGTTGACAAGGCTGAGTGAATATTTATTGATAGCACTTCTCAAAGGAAGGAATATAGCTTCGCCCGTGCCCGACAAGGCGCCGCCGAGAATGATCAGCTCCGGGTTATACAGGTTGATCAGAATGGCGATACCCTTACCCAGCTTTTCCCCGATGCTGGCAATCAGCTCTATGGCCAGCGTATCATCGTGATTGGCAGCATCCAGGATATCTTCAAGGGTGATATCTTTTACATTCGGGATTTTTTTGGTGATACTGGAAGTAGCCCCTTCTTTCAACCGCTGCCTGAACTGCCGTATCAATGCCTGGCCCGAGGTCTCCGTTTCCAGACAGCCCTTTTTGCCGCAATGGCACAGGATTTCATTGTCAAAAAAGGGTATATGGCCAAACTCCCCGGCAAAGCCGGATTTGCCATAATACAACTCCCCATTGATCATAACGCCCAGGGCTATACCATAATCGGCATTGATAAAAATGACGTTCTTCTCGTTTTTAACCACCCCGCTGCAGAACTCTCCATAAGCCATAGACCGGGAATCGTTTTCTACATAGGTTTTGATACCCAGCTTCTTTTCAATCACCCGGGTAAGCGGCTCCTCGTTAAAATAAAAATAACTGTAACTATACCCTGTACGGTAGTTGATACGGCCGGACAGGTTGATACAAATACCGGAAATCTTGCGGGCAGCACCTTTCAATTCTTTGATAAACTGGTTGATCAGGCGGCAAAGCTCATCCAGCGAGGCTTCGGTATTGCTAAGCTCATAAGGTATCTTCTCCTGGAACTTCACCAGCTCCTTCTGAAAGTTGAGCAAACCAATGTTGATATGCGTGTTTTTTACTTCCACACCCAGGAAGAACAGGGAATTGGATTCCAGCCCGTAGAGGTTGGGCCGCCGGCCTACAGCCGATTCTGTTTTGCCGTAATCCTTTACCAGATCAGCTTCTATCAGTTCATTGATCAGCTCCGCAATTTTAGGTGAACTCACGTTCAGCACCTTGCTCAGATCAGCAATAGTAGTGCTTCCCTGATTGGCAAACCATGATAGAATGTTCTTCTTTAGTTGCAGATTTTTGTAGGCTACCCCTGTTATTTCCTCATTATACAAGTCGCTGAGAAATGAATTATTCCTTGCCATTAGTGGTTGATAAAGGATTTGATAGATATACAAGATAGTGATTTTCTTTCATTGGGGAGAGATATATGTATGTTATAAAAATATAATGTATTTGAATGAAGAAAAACCCCGGTATAGACCGGGGTTATATTTATAACGCTATAAAATTTACGTCCCTTATTCAGACGTTTACTGACACATGAGCATTTTGTCTACAATACATAATACTTTTGCGTTACGAGCATGTCTTCCTGTGGCTCATACTGTTCCTGCAACATCTGCCGCAGGTCTTTTTCAATATTGCGTGCAATGGTTGTCACCGGCGTATCTGTAGGTTTATTTTCGAAAGGGTCCTGCAGATTGATGCCCATCTTTTCTATCAGCAGGAAAGAAGCAG belongs to Chitinophaga sp. HK235 and includes:
- a CDS encoding efflux RND transporter permease subunit; its protein translation is MLRKFIENPVLSTVISVIIVILGLLGLYSLPITQYPDIAPPTVEVTATYQGANADAVMKSVIIPLEEQINGVEHMTYMTSRASNDGTAVITITFSQDANPDMAAVNVQNRVNKAISLMPAEVVKAGISTTKRLSSEIFSFLLYSEKKEYDQKFLENYLRINVLPKIKRISGVGDLYIYSGQEYSMRIWLKPDVMASYNLMPADIIAALTEQNIEAAPGKLGENSNQSFQYTLKYTGRLEKPEQFGDIVLRSVGNGQVLRLKDVAKIELGAASYSSTTTAQGYPAPYIAVNQTSGSNAHDIINKCESILDDAAKELPKGLKFTVYTNANDFLNASMDKLVHTLIEAFMLVFIVVFIFLQDLRSTLIPAIAVPVAIIGTFFFLKLFGFTINLLTLFALVLSIGIVVDDAIVVVEAVHAKLDQGARSVKKATISAMHEISTAIISITLIMTAVFVPVTFITGSVGAFYKQFGLTLAVAIIISAINALTLSPALCALLLKTHTANHIPERNLLKRFSQSFNTAFAAMTARYSEALTFLARRKWLAIVAVGGFSMLFWYLAKTTQTGFVPNEDSGFIYSNIILPPAASQQRTEAIVYKMDSIARSIPEVGLSSLVSGRDLISGAGGAYGSLYVKLKPWNERTHKGQDINSIVGKLVAQTAGINEANIIFFTAPTLQGFGNSSGFEFQLQDKTGGDYQSFDKVIQKFMKALQERPEIMYATTPYNTNYPQFEVSVNVAKAKEAGVPVNSILQTLQGYLGGIYASDFNRFGKQYKVIIQADALHRTSAEALQGIFIRNGKNVMAPVSEFITLKKIYGPEFINRFNLFNSAYINGSPNPGYSSGDAIRAIQEVGATTLPSGYGYEFSGLTREEIISGKQTVLIFILSIVFIYFLLSARYKSYILPLSVLLSLPVGLAGAFLFARLFGLDNNIFLQISLIMLIGLLAKNAILIVEFAVMHRRNGEGLVHSAVAGATTRLRPILMTSFAFIFGLLPLMFATGAGAISNRSIGTAAVGGMLIGTLVGIFIIPVLFIIFQSLQERIGGHPSKKITRELSPVSID
- a CDS encoding efflux RND transporter periplasmic adaptor subunit; its protein translation is MFCNKLNSLVFLLLPVIVLNSCGSKSQHQTETSAPKEFPVLTVEMKNTSLYSDYPATIQGVQNIEIRPKVDGFIEKIYVDEGASVQKGQVLFKINAPQYEQEMRTAAAAIKSAEAEVGTARMQVEKVIPLVKEEIVSSYELETAKFILQTKEAALVQAKASLVNAHINIGYTTILSPVDGVIGGIPYKTGSLVTGSSLLPLTTVSAIKEVYAYFSVNEKQFLLFSETHAGITLEDKLKKLAPVSLILSTGVEYKEKGRVTTVNGLINTETGAVSFRATFPNALGIIRSGGSAIVRMQQEIPNALLVPQKATYEMQGKRFVYKLDEKNTANSTAIEVVEGVPGDFFVVQNGLKVGDRIVASGVANLKDGIKIKATTTSLQ
- a CDS encoding TolC family protein, with product MKDIYKWWVLSIMTVFLVSCKITQKYQRPDMQVNGLYRDRLDTDTSSIGGMPWDTFFTDSLLQQLIIKGINQNLDLKKGIERIRASRAAFIQSKAVFLPDVAGNAGISRSRLSYPKGFGIINSTTQYDVGISASWEADIWNKLGSAKRTALAQLLKEEAARKVVQTQIVADIAGNYYLLLALDQQLEVLEKTVLNRKEDARAMKVLRESNVVNGAAVVQSEANQYAAEVEVPKLKRQIRATENAINVLLAEPPGIVRRSSLAEQQINTASLQIGVPAMLLKNRPDVQQAEYAFRAAFENTNIARTYFYPSFNITGAIGFSSYSFKEWFSAAGFFANIAAGLAQPILNKGQNKARLEIARSRQQESLLNYQQSLIIAGQEVSDALYDYHTAADQQIIRYKQLKALEKSVDFTKKLLRYSTTTNYTDVLTSEQNLLSAQLDNINDRLSEWRALINLYRALGGGWQ